The sequence cagaccccaaattaaaccagcagctccttcaggggtagtgctacataattgTGCCATGATACCTTTCATTGAAGGTCCTTTCTTgtacttgtatttttttatttgtcgtACCATTCCAATACCTTGTGAGAGGAGTTGTGAGGATATGTATGTAGCGCATATCTCGGACTGGCCCCGTCAACAAACCTAGGTTCTGATTCCAAATTTGTGCAAAGCAACCACTCAAACGCTATTTCATCCAGGTATGCAGTatgcctctaatgccctgtacacacgatcgttttttcaagTCGGAAAAAgtctgagagcttttggtcgggaattttccgtgtgtatgctccatctgactttttccaacaggaaaactgccggaaaaagcaggatctcttttttcccgccaggaaaaaTCCTAGCAGGAAAACGTttagtctgtatgcttttccgacacGCAAAacacacagtccggcccccctaaagtctgaaggacagtaaacttgccctttgtttagaaggtatggagacccctgttcttgAGGAATTCACAAtttcaataacaaaaaaatatatttttttcctcactgttttattattagttttattttttaatttggtgcAGGAGTTTTTGAAGTGCATCCACCCTTTTTGAAAGGTAAAACCATTTTTGATTTCAGGGCCTTCGTTCTTACCCCAAAAACTAGAGGGTTCATTAATGGAGGAATCACAAAGGAAGGCATACACAGCCCAACTTGGGCACTAACAGGCAAGTTGATGGGGCCAAACTTGTGTCGGATAGCCACAAAGAAAAATCCGAGGaggaaaatagaaaaatttaTCAAGTGTGTGCCCAGGGTGTGCATTGCCTTGTGACGTGACTCTTTAGATAATCTAAGACAGACAATATATATACGCACATATGAAAAGACAATGATTAACATGAAGAAACATGTGATCATAATGGTAATAAATGTTCCATATATATTATTAACAGTGGTGTCTGTGCAGGCCAGGATAAAAATTGACATGTTATCACAGAAAATGTTCTTGATTTGTGTCCCGCAAAGTGTTAATCTCATCGTTAAGAGAATGGAAACCAAAAGTAAGATGAACAAGACCAAAGAAGAGCCGATCAAAACTTTGATTACCTTTACAC comes from Rana temporaria chromosome 2, aRanTem1.1, whole genome shotgun sequence and encodes:
- the LOC120928144 gene encoding putative gustatory receptor clone PTE03; this translates as MENGSTIRKDLELLGLEEIEGFKYFYCPVLSVIYLCILILSIVIVFVVLANPSLHEPMYILICNLALNGIFGSSIFFPKLLMDLLTSTKTISRDGCLTQSLFILFYVYLEIMTFSVMAYDRYVAVCHPLQYATLMTSVKVIKVLIGSSLVLFILLLVSILLTMRLTLCGTQIKNIFCDNMSIFILACTDTTVNNIYGTFITIMITCFFMLIIVFSYVRIYIVCLRLSKESRHKAMHTLGTHLINFSIFLLGFFFVAIRHKFGPINLPVSAQVGLCMPSFVIPPLMNPLVFGVRTKALKSKMVLPFKKGGCTSKTPAPN